A stretch of Phoenix dactylifera cultivar Barhee BC4 chromosome 16, palm_55x_up_171113_PBpolish2nd_filt_p, whole genome shotgun sequence DNA encodes these proteins:
- the LOC103709129 gene encoding LOB domain-containing protein 37-like translates to MSCNGCRVLRKGCSDTCILRPCLEWIDSAEAQAHATVFVAKFFGRAGLMSFLSSVPSPRRPALFRSLLFEACGRAINPVSGAVGLLWARKWHLCQAAVETVLRGGALRPLPDLAGAAAEVGELYGPPPKIGWTASEGSPPCDLDLCLMPRSPTEAGEPRRRAATPSRNSEESVTTSAGTGEVNLGLLNLFV, encoded by the exons ATGAGCTGCAACGGGTGCCGGGTGCTTCGAAAAGGTTGCAGCGACACGTGCATCCTCCGGCCGTGCCTGGAGTGGATCGACAGCGCGGAGGCTCAGGCCCACGCCACCGTCTTCGTCGCCAAGTTCTTCGGCCGCGCCGGCCTCATGTCCTTCCTCTCCTCCGTCCCCTCTCCCCGCCGCCCCG CTCTGTTCCGATCGCTGCTGTTCGAGGCGTGCGGGAGGGCGATAAACCCGGTGAGCGGCGCGGTGGGCCTGCTGTGGGCCAGGAAGTGGCACCTATGCCAGGCGGCGGTGGAGACCGTGCTCCGCGGCGGAGCCCTCCGCCCGCTGCCGGACCTCGccggcgccgccgccgaggTCGGGGAGCTCTACGGGCCGCCTCCCAAGATCGGCTGGACGGCCTCGGAGGGTTCTCCTCCGTGTGATCTGGATTTGTGTCTGATGCCAAGGTCACCGACGGAGGCCGGGGAGCCGCGGCGGCGGGCGGCGACACCGTCGAGGAACTCGGAGGAGTCGGTGACGACGAGCGCAGGCACCGGCGAGGTAAATCTGGGGCTTTTGAACCTTTTCGTCTGA